The following coding sequences are from one Culex quinquefasciatus strain JHB chromosome 1, VPISU_Cqui_1.0_pri_paternal, whole genome shotgun sequence window:
- the LOC6050619 gene encoding LOW QUALITY PROTEIN: 60S ribosomal protein L23A (The sequence of the model RefSeq protein was modified relative to this genomic sequence to represent the inferred CDS: inserted 2 bases in 1 codon) → MGYPPRQNFSEMALYEKPLREARRPDRCPKTESDNTFVTAKKGTAAAVAGSGTVATKKASEAARHQGQEASPGATGAAAGKKKAATKDDKAIKAKVQKGAAALLKIRTTVKFCRPRTLSLSHNSKFPHKTMPTRSSMNAYNIIKRPQLTEATILXFEDNNTLVFLIHLRANKQHFKAVVKKHTLV, encoded by the exons ATGGGGTACCCGCCGCGGCAAAATTTCTCGGAGATGGCGCTGTACGA AAAGCCACTGAGGGAGGCACGAAGGCCCGACCGCTGCCCCAAGACCGAATCGGACAATACCTTTGTCACTGCTAAGAAGGGAACGGCTGCTGCTGTTGCCGGAAGTGGTACCGTTGCTACCAAAAAGGCTTCTGAGGCCGCCCGCCACCAAGGCCAAGAAGCCAGCCCCGGTGCCACTGGAGCAGCTGCCGGCAAGAAGAAGGCTGCCACCAAGGATGACAAAGCCATTAAGGCCAAGGTGCAGAAGGGTGCCGCCGCTCTGCTGAAG ATCCGCACCACGGTCAAGTTCTGTCGACCGCGTACACTGAGTCTGTCTCACAACTCCAAGTTCCCGCACAAGACGATGCCGACCCGTAGCAGCATGAACGCGTACAACATCATCAAGCGCCCGCAGTTGACGGAAGCCACGATTCT CTTCGAAGACAACAACACGCTGGTGTTTCTGATTCATCTACGCGCCAACAAACAGCACTTCAAGGCCGTGGTCAAGAAGCACACCCTGGTGTGA